The following are from one region of the Aquipuribacter hungaricus genome:
- a CDS encoding histone-like nucleoid-structuring protein Lsr2 produces the protein MAQQVNVVLVDDLDGTPAEETVTFGLDGITYEIDLHAENASRLRDSLAEWVGHGRRVGGARPRKAGAAKPAARRSASGTDTTAIREWARSNGHQVSERGRIKAEVIEAYNAANEG, from the coding sequence ATGGCACAACAGGTCAACGTCGTCCTCGTGGACGACCTGGACGGCACGCCCGCCGAGGAGACCGTCACGTTCGGTCTGGACGGCATCACCTACGAGATCGACCTGCACGCGGAGAACGCCTCGCGCCTGCGCGACTCCCTGGCCGAGTGGGTCGGCCACGGCCGCCGCGTCGGCGGGGCCCGTCCCCGCAAGGCCGGCGCCGCCAAGCCCGCGGCCCGTCGCTCCGCCTCGGGCACCGACACCACGGCGATCCGCGAGTGGGCCCGGTCCAACGGCCACCAGGTCTCCGAGCGGGGCCGCATCAAGGCCGAGGTCATCGAGGCCTACAACGCCGCGAACGAGGGCTGA